The following proteins are encoded in a genomic region of Sorangiineae bacterium MSr12523:
- a CDS encoding alpha/beta hydrolase, which translates to MRREEEATTYTSQALVLTDEQIDPILQRMADRYAQQLRSPILHSPSEHGLNFEEVTFPSLDGVPLEGWFIPAAGSDRLIIANPPMGFTRAGLPTHLEPWKSIWGPSGNTAEVDFVVDYKILHDAGYNVLAYDLRNSGLSGAANGGISSSGVFEWRDVVGSLRYARDRKDTRDMAIALFSRCLGCSSTFHAMTKDPNAFEGVRCLLGAQPVTPKTISEQLLALAGVPVDRIDDLEKRIVHRTGIGFAARAPRTWAKSVCVPTFLYQVHDDVLTKPIDVQTMFDNIPVADKKLHWIRETSARWDGYLEFQRRPGPMLDWFERHMPAVHR; encoded by the coding sequence ATGCGTCGAGAAGAAGAGGCCACCACCTACACGAGCCAAGCTCTCGTTCTGACGGACGAGCAGATCGACCCGATCTTGCAAAGAATGGCCGACCGGTATGCACAGCAGCTTCGGTCGCCCATCCTGCATTCGCCTTCGGAGCACGGCTTGAATTTCGAGGAGGTCACCTTCCCTTCCCTGGACGGCGTGCCCCTCGAGGGATGGTTCATTCCCGCCGCAGGCTCCGATCGACTCATCATTGCGAATCCTCCCATGGGGTTCACCCGCGCCGGGCTGCCGACGCACCTCGAGCCGTGGAAGTCCATTTGGGGCCCGAGCGGCAACACCGCCGAGGTGGACTTCGTCGTGGACTACAAAATCCTGCACGATGCCGGGTACAACGTTCTCGCTTACGACCTGCGCAACTCAGGGCTCAGTGGTGCCGCCAATGGAGGCATCTCCTCGAGCGGGGTCTTCGAATGGCGCGACGTCGTCGGCTCGTTGCGATACGCCCGCGACCGCAAGGATACGCGCGACATGGCGATTGCGCTCTTCAGCCGATGTCTGGGCTGCAGCTCCACGTTCCACGCGATGACGAAAGACCCGAATGCCTTCGAGGGCGTGCGCTGCCTGCTTGGCGCGCAGCCGGTCACGCCGAAGACCATTTCCGAACAGCTCCTCGCGCTCGCGGGTGTGCCGGTCGATCGCATCGATGATTTGGAGAAGCGCATCGTGCACCGCACGGGCATTGGGTTCGCAGCCCGGGCTCCGAGAACCTGGGCCAAGAGCGTGTGCGTCCCGACCTTTCTCTACCAGGTTCACGATGACGTGCTGACGAAGCCCATCGACGTGCAGACCATGTTCGACAACATTCCCGTCGCGGACAAGAAGCTCCACTGGATCCGCGAAACATCGGCCCGCTGGGATGGCTACCTCGAGTTCCAGCGGCGACCAGGGCCGATGCTCGATTGGTTCGAGAGGCATATGCCAGCCGTCCATCGATGA
- the wecB gene encoding UDP-N-acetylglucosamine 2-epimerase (non-hydrolyzing), with amino-acid sequence MSIAFVLGTRPELIKTAPVMHELARRGEPFEIVHTGQHYTSSLDGTFFRELDLPPPRINLRIGSLPPAHQVAAMLAGLADTFTAAKPDAIVVQGDTNSVLAGALAAHKLGIPVAHLEAGLRSDDWTMPEEGNRVLAGRLAAVHFCPTVLQRERLRAEGIVRGVYVVGNTVVDACLALAQRATVSSTVRSTVDIEKEPFALVTLHRASNVDTAPRLEQLLDALVSFSRSLALKLVFPVHPRTRDKIRAFHLESQLARPEFRILEPVGYRDMLALMRHATLVLTDSGGAQEEACILHVPCVTLRPNTERPETVTVGANVLCESTDPAQLLEAARSVMARPRHWPNPFGDGRTSARVVDVLTGTNTRWQPSGHA; translated from the coding sequence GTGAGCATCGCATTCGTTCTCGGCACCCGCCCCGAGTTGATCAAGACCGCCCCCGTGATGCACGAACTCGCCCGGCGCGGTGAGCCCTTCGAGATCGTGCACACTGGACAACATTACACCTCTTCGCTCGACGGGACGTTCTTTCGCGAGCTCGACCTTCCGCCGCCGCGCATCAACCTTCGAATCGGATCGCTCCCGCCGGCGCATCAAGTTGCGGCGATGCTCGCAGGCTTGGCCGATACGTTTACTGCGGCGAAGCCGGACGCCATCGTGGTTCAAGGGGACACGAACAGCGTTCTCGCAGGTGCGCTGGCCGCGCACAAACTGGGAATTCCAGTCGCGCATCTCGAAGCTGGGCTTCGCAGCGACGATTGGACCATGCCCGAAGAAGGAAATCGCGTGCTGGCAGGCCGCCTCGCGGCCGTTCATTTCTGCCCGACGGTCCTCCAGCGCGAGCGATTGCGCGCGGAGGGAATCGTTCGCGGCGTTTACGTCGTTGGAAATACCGTGGTCGACGCGTGTCTCGCATTGGCCCAGCGGGCGACCGTATCGTCGACGGTGCGATCGACCGTCGACATCGAGAAAGAACCTTTTGCATTGGTCACCCTGCATCGAGCCTCGAACGTGGATACCGCACCACGTCTCGAGCAACTGCTCGACGCGCTCGTGTCCTTCTCGCGGAGCCTCGCGCTCAAGCTCGTATTCCCCGTTCATCCGCGCACACGGGACAAGATTCGCGCCTTTCATCTCGAATCGCAGCTCGCCCGCCCCGAGTTTCGTATCTTGGAGCCGGTCGGATACCGTGACATGCTCGCGCTCATGCGTCACGCGACGCTGGTTCTCACCGACTCCGGGGGCGCTCAAGAAGAAGCTTGCATACTGCATGTTCCATGCGTCACCTTGCGTCCGAACACCGAGCGGCCGGAGACCGTAACCGTCGGCGCCAATGTACTTTGCGAGTCGACCGATCCCGCGCAGCTCCTCGAAGCGGCCCGTTCGGTCATGGCGCGCCCGCGGCACTGGCCAAACCCCTTCGGGGACGGGAGAACGTCGGCGAGGGTGGTCGATGTGCTCACGGGCACGAACACGCGTTGGCAGCCATCGGGACACGCATGA
- a CDS encoding LysR substrate-binding domain-containing protein — protein sequence MARHGKPKHPRELGHGRRECILFRDPTTGRPFSWEFHRGGRILRVPVSGQFTVNDLATGLSMCTDGFGIAQFFELGLDDLLRSGALVELFPNWAEERFPVYILHPSRHLPSARVRAFVDFLVASTRTKK from the coding sequence TTGGCGCGACACGGAAAGCCGAAGCACCCGCGCGAGCTTGGTCATGGGCGACGCGAATGCATTCTGTTCCGCGATCCGACGACAGGCCGCCCTTTCTCGTGGGAATTTCACCGCGGAGGGCGCATCCTCCGCGTGCCCGTTTCGGGACAATTCACGGTGAATGATCTCGCCACGGGGTTGAGCATGTGCACCGACGGGTTCGGGATCGCTCAATTCTTCGAGCTTGGCCTCGACGATCTCCTGCGATCCGGGGCACTCGTGGAGCTATTTCCGAATTGGGCGGAAGAGCGCTTTCCCGTGTACATCCTCCACCCATCGCGCCACCTGCCCTCGGCCAGGGTGCGAGCCTTCGTGGACTTTCTGGTCGCGTCGACGCGCACGAAGAAATAG
- a CDS encoding glycosyltransferase family 2 protein — translation MELELSIIFPALNEAQNLHRYSSEVFPVLDGLGVPYEVLIVDDGSSDDTVTVAQSLGARVRVVSHERNLGLGAALRTGFRHARGRLLITMDSDLTFAPTLIPELLERYRRGDVDTVLGSPKLAGYGSEIPSYRIVISQLATFVYSLLLQSHVTAVSPIFRLYQRADLEALELTAAGFDINAEILFGLLRSGKRVVEIPAPLTARIHGASNLQYRREILRHCRLVMKMLTWRIASLAGSRR, via the coding sequence ATGGAACTCGAGCTCTCGATCATCTTTCCTGCGCTCAACGAGGCGCAAAATCTTCACCGCTATTCGAGCGAGGTATTTCCCGTTCTGGACGGACTTGGCGTCCCCTACGAAGTGCTCATCGTCGACGACGGAAGCTCCGACGACACCGTGACCGTCGCCCAATCCCTGGGCGCCCGCGTGCGCGTCGTTTCCCATGAGCGCAATCTGGGGCTCGGAGCGGCATTGCGCACCGGTTTTCGCCACGCGCGGGGGCGGCTGCTCATCACCATGGATTCGGATCTTACCTTCGCGCCGACCCTCATTCCCGAATTGCTCGAGCGGTACCGACGTGGCGACGTGGACACGGTACTCGGTTCTCCAAAGCTCGCCGGTTACGGAAGTGAAATTCCCTCGTATCGTATCGTCATCAGCCAGCTTGCAACGTTCGTGTACTCCTTGTTGCTGCAGAGTCACGTTACCGCGGTGAGCCCTATTTTCAGGCTCTACCAGCGGGCCGATCTCGAGGCGCTCGAGCTGACCGCAGCAGGATTCGACATCAATGCCGAAATTCTATTCGGACTACTCCGCAGCGGAAAACGGGTCGTCGAAATCCCCGCGCCTCTCACGGCGCGAATTCATGGCGCCAGCAATCTTCAATATCGCCGTGAAATACTCCGGCACTGTCGGCTCGTCATGAAGATGCTGACCTGGCGTATTGCCTCCTTGGCGGGCTCGAGGCGGTGA
- a CDS encoding ATP-binding protein: MSMQIPGAVRIKDRDRQAIIKALRAGVVPRVGLQHIQVGRKAEVAAILEDLKHAEDGGAGVRFVIGRFGAGKSFFLNLASVVAIEKGFLVARADITTDRRLHGTGGQARALFAELMRNLASKSRPDGGALGAVIERWLSDVLHEVEGADPSAIERAIAERLRPLEELVSGFDLHKVLFRYFEAHRAGDEGLQQSVIRWLRAEYDTKTEAKRDLGVRSIIEDRDVYDYLKLFAKFARIAGYKGLLVCVDELVVLSHRLTSKQARAANYEAILRILNDCLQGNVEGLEVLFGGTDDAFADKRRGLCSYEALATRLASNEFEADGGDLSGPVIHLKSLTPEDLYVLLVRIREVFARGESSKYLLPDEGLRSFLEYSQKRLGENYFRSPRDTVIKFVGLLQALEAEPARDWRVALGLADAVEVAPSTSAEADPEPAADNDELVDFKL, encoded by the coding sequence ATGAGTATGCAAATACCGGGTGCAGTGCGGATCAAAGACCGCGATCGTCAGGCAATCATCAAAGCCCTGCGCGCGGGTGTCGTTCCGCGTGTTGGTCTTCAACACATTCAAGTTGGGCGCAAGGCCGAGGTTGCCGCCATCCTGGAGGACCTGAAACACGCCGAAGATGGCGGTGCCGGTGTGCGCTTCGTCATCGGCCGCTTCGGCGCGGGCAAAAGCTTCTTTCTCAACCTTGCCAGCGTCGTCGCCATCGAAAAGGGATTTCTCGTTGCGCGCGCCGACATCACGACGGATCGCCGTCTCCATGGAACGGGTGGACAAGCACGCGCGCTTTTTGCGGAGTTGATGCGCAACTTGGCCTCCAAAAGCCGGCCTGATGGCGGGGCGCTCGGTGCGGTGATCGAGCGCTGGTTGTCCGATGTCCTTCACGAGGTCGAGGGGGCTGACCCGAGTGCTATCGAGCGCGCCATCGCCGAACGCCTTCGCCCACTCGAAGAGCTGGTGAGCGGGTTCGATTTGCACAAAGTTTTGTTCCGATATTTCGAGGCGCATCGCGCCGGGGACGAGGGCCTTCAGCAATCCGTCATTCGATGGCTGCGGGCCGAGTACGATACGAAGACGGAGGCAAAGCGCGACCTCGGCGTCCGCAGTATCATCGAGGATCGCGACGTTTACGATTATCTGAAACTGTTTGCGAAGTTTGCGCGCATTGCTGGCTACAAGGGGCTCCTGGTCTGCGTCGACGAACTGGTCGTGCTCTCGCATCGGCTCACGAGCAAGCAAGCGCGAGCCGCGAATTACGAAGCCATTCTGCGTATCCTGAATGATTGCCTACAAGGCAACGTGGAGGGGCTGGAAGTGTTGTTCGGCGGTACGGACGACGCATTCGCGGACAAGCGGCGCGGCCTGTGCAGCTACGAGGCGCTGGCCACCCGGCTTGCATCGAACGAGTTCGAGGCGGACGGAGGCGATCTGTCGGGTCCAGTCATTCATCTCAAGTCGCTCACTCCGGAGGACCTCTACGTTCTCCTGGTTCGCATTCGAGAGGTGTTCGCTCGAGGCGAGTCTTCCAAATACCTGCTTCCCGACGAAGGGCTGCGAAGCTTCCTCGAGTACTCGCAGAAGAGACTGGGCGAGAACTATTTTCGTTCACCACGCGACACGGTCATCAAGTTCGTCGGTCTGTTGCAGGCGCTCGAGGCGGAGCCGGCGCGCGATTGGCGGGTGGCACTGGGACTGGCCGATGCCGTAGAAGTGGCCCCGAGCACCTCGGCGGAGGCCGATCCCGAGCCGGCGGCCGACAACGACGAGCTGGTGGACTTCAAGTTGTAG
- a CDS encoding class I SAM-dependent methyltransferase, whose amino-acid sequence MAPTHDRDAFGEDYFARTYGGGPGSYAARATSNKWRSMCRFIADRAQPSAALDIGCAEGAFLRYATRWFPNARWSGVDVSAYALARARSVAPNAELREGTVTALPFQDGAFDLVTAFDILEHVPDLPAAARELARVVRPGGELVVVVPVYDGPLGWLVRRLDRDPTHLHIVGRRFWLDGVLHEHFDLDGWQGTWRYYLLRYWHVRATLGRQISPAIVTSWRRRR is encoded by the coding sequence ATGGCACCCACGCACGACCGCGATGCGTTCGGAGAGGACTATTTTGCGCGCACGTACGGTGGCGGCCCCGGTTCGTATGCAGCGCGTGCGACGTCGAACAAGTGGCGCTCGATGTGCCGATTCATCGCGGACCGCGCTCAACCGAGTGCTGCACTCGACATCGGATGCGCGGAGGGGGCTTTTCTGCGTTACGCGACACGGTGGTTTCCGAATGCCCGATGGTCGGGGGTCGACGTATCGGCCTATGCACTGGCGCGAGCCCGCTCCGTGGCGCCAAATGCCGAATTGCGAGAGGGCACCGTCACTGCTCTACCTTTTCAGGATGGCGCGTTCGACCTCGTTACTGCCTTCGACATCCTCGAGCACGTGCCCGATCTCCCCGCCGCGGCGCGCGAGCTCGCACGCGTCGTGCGCCCGGGTGGCGAGCTGGTGGTCGTCGTTCCCGTGTACGATGGCCCCCTTGGTTGGCTCGTGCGCCGGCTCGACCGCGATCCGACGCATCTTCACATCGTAGGACGCCGATTTTGGCTCGACGGCGTACTCCACGAGCACTTCGATCTCGACGGCTGGCAAGGGACATGGCGCTACTACCTGTTGCGCTACTGGCACGTACGCGCAACGCTCGGCCGCCAAATATCGCCCGCCATCGTCACGTCGTGGCGCCGACGGCGGTGA
- a CDS encoding DUF4041 domain-containing protein produces MTVLLVVLLALSLFGGAGLAVLWFQTNQARRAAEARASHEAWQKNGLAERVQQLSKYQAIMDVDAYVARASAAAARSTADAGAHAAEAIKRANDESTRIIADANARAHQIAGEAWAAVQKAKELENTVRAMQNVIDGYGDRYVLPTTGVLDELAGQYGFADAGKKLKEARDRTRSLVKRGQAADCDYAEANRRVTAIAFVLDAFNGKVDSILADVREDNYGTLRQKILDAHALVNHHGAAFRNARIQRGYLESRLDELKWAVAVTDLKAKEREEQRAIKEKIREEEKAQRDFERAQKEAQKEEEALHKAMERARLEVARASSEQKAIYEQRLRELAEKLRAAEEKNQRALSMAQQTKVGHVYIISNEGSFGRDVFKIGMTRRLEPLDRVRELGDASVPFEFDVHAMIRCNDAPALENALHKGFVRHQVNKMNARKEFFRIGLADIRREVERLGIQCTWTMTAACREFRETQALELSMAADPERARAWTSQNIREHASSAMESRLMEAEA; encoded by the coding sequence ATGACGGTCTTGCTGGTGGTTCTTCTCGCGCTTTCCCTGTTCGGGGGCGCAGGACTCGCAGTCCTATGGTTTCAGACGAATCAGGCGCGGCGCGCGGCCGAAGCTCGTGCATCGCACGAGGCGTGGCAAAAGAACGGCCTTGCGGAGCGCGTACAGCAGTTAAGCAAGTATCAGGCGATCATGGATGTCGATGCCTACGTCGCCCGAGCCAGCGCGGCTGCGGCCCGAAGTACGGCGGACGCGGGCGCGCACGCAGCAGAGGCCATCAAGCGTGCGAATGACGAGTCGACCCGAATCATCGCCGACGCGAATGCACGGGCGCACCAGATCGCAGGCGAGGCGTGGGCCGCCGTCCAGAAAGCGAAGGAACTCGAGAACACCGTGCGCGCGATGCAGAACGTCATCGACGGATACGGCGATCGCTATGTTCTGCCGACCACGGGAGTTCTGGACGAGCTTGCCGGGCAGTATGGCTTTGCCGACGCCGGCAAGAAGTTGAAGGAGGCGCGCGACCGGACGCGGTCGCTGGTCAAACGTGGGCAGGCTGCCGATTGTGACTACGCGGAGGCCAATCGCCGCGTCACGGCGATCGCCTTCGTTCTCGACGCCTTCAATGGAAAGGTGGACAGCATTCTGGCCGACGTTCGCGAGGACAATTACGGCACGCTGCGGCAGAAGATTCTCGATGCCCACGCGTTGGTCAACCACCACGGCGCGGCGTTTCGAAACGCCAGGATCCAACGTGGGTACCTGGAATCTCGGCTCGACGAATTGAAATGGGCCGTTGCCGTCACCGACCTCAAAGCCAAGGAACGTGAGGAGCAGCGAGCGATCAAAGAAAAGATTCGCGAGGAGGAAAAGGCGCAGCGAGATTTCGAGCGCGCTCAAAAAGAGGCCCAGAAAGAGGAAGAGGCGCTTCACAAGGCCATGGAAAGGGCTCGGCTGGAGGTGGCAAGGGCATCGTCCGAGCAGAAGGCTATTTACGAGCAGCGGTTGCGCGAGCTCGCGGAAAAGCTTCGGGCCGCCGAGGAGAAGAATCAGCGCGCGCTCTCCATGGCACAGCAGACGAAGGTTGGCCACGTGTACATCATCTCCAACGAAGGCTCTTTCGGGCGGGATGTCTTCAAGATCGGAATGACGCGCAGACTCGAACCTCTGGACCGTGTTCGCGAACTGGGCGATGCAAGTGTCCCCTTCGAGTTCGACGTTCACGCGATGATTCGGTGCAATGACGCACCGGCTCTGGAGAACGCGCTGCACAAGGGATTCGTACGCCATCAAGTGAACAAGATGAATGCCAGGAAAGAGTTCTTTCGCATTGGCCTTGCGGACATTCGCAGGGAAGTCGAGCGTCTCGGCATTCAATGCACCTGGACGATGACCGCAGCATGTCGCGAGTTTCGTGAGACCCAGGCGCTCGAGTTGTCCATGGCAGCCGATCCCGAGCGTGCACGCGCTTGGACGTCGCAAAACATTCGTGAGCATGCGTCGTCGGCCATGGAAAGCCGTTTGATGGAGGCCGAAGCGTGA
- a CDS encoding TerB N-terminal domain-containing protein, with translation MNSPQGSTLSAPSALQSSVACIRVRSTGMGFGYEQFDRSTQRWNPIAADRAGREISLRLRRKDFFKAYAIAASVVVLLALAIDAVFALVVGMAAAAGAVPIFRWSKGRRTIAFFYDSSDPEVARRTSLAVAAGRWLASTGALWHVYYSEQTFDRRRNAGAGTLLRRERTACRAHSPREISLNVEAWSVWTGGRRVLFLPDALVVWEGAWLGVFPYESLSIRATDSRFIEERHGIAHDARQVDTTWRFVRNDGGPDLRFNNNVQLPVMLYGELEISFPNLGHRLVLQTSNLQAALGAANALNELTRAAVSRASAVPMHAAQVQPMAPMVPTAPVAPVAPVAPVAPIAAPRPPAASDGQRFVGANEPIVVAGRHIEHPLTYVLDRYVGRYDDVDASTIVVSAPVGHAARALPLPYWPRYLQADPDQRARYLDWMARGRNDASVDVGYAFIFFYGLERRVLIEEADEGVARAEVQRLLMLFGDNGSFHRYAFEFLAFVALRSLGRTSAPDDELEKQLDSLADDSTTALVGLAAWYVQRNRPLPARHAARLVQSMEEAKRSALVKHASSELAELFALRYREAFGEGLRLEAAKRPVAIEYRPASSTLPRTGRLRISLPNVLGRPAQFRRTLEIWNRCIDDLRKASKRGDNAKLTADGWAALPADLRARYDHPDQDAWDTAISAAPRLSTYHVVGAGELARLVGIPEARKLTAVQARKLAERAADVGYAVEPDGRARTKSMAWSDEMIIWRSPHVARPDPKVHEAVFTITSLAMSIAMADGIVTDDEHSAMNVFMSEMFELDPPMRARLDAMKHLLARQPGRAQTVAKKLREKLGSTELTKIARVLVVIAAADGTIAKTEHEVLRGLYRALGLSVRDLDEAIAATGARMEVDGLVSVEAATDAPVGEAIPPPLEAAPGVRLDPKVIRAIMADTHEVSAMLADVLDGDDDEPVSAAVESPKPAFVAPSGKVAALAGALDIRYHTALEELLTKPQWSFHEVRALAERHRSMPGAIFETINEWSDQTLGDFLISVERDDWRVNIELAKVAE, from the coding sequence GTGAATTCTCCCCAGGGCTCGACGCTGTCCGCTCCGAGCGCGCTTCAAAGCTCCGTGGCCTGCATTCGTGTACGAAGCACGGGAATGGGCTTCGGGTACGAACAGTTCGATCGAAGCACCCAGAGGTGGAATCCGATTGCGGCCGATAGAGCCGGACGCGAGATCTCGCTCCGACTTCGTCGCAAGGATTTCTTCAAGGCCTACGCGATTGCGGCGTCGGTGGTCGTGTTGCTGGCGCTGGCCATCGATGCGGTGTTCGCACTCGTGGTGGGGATGGCCGCTGCCGCGGGGGCCGTGCCGATCTTTCGTTGGTCCAAGGGCCGGCGCACCATCGCTTTTTTTTACGACTCTTCGGATCCGGAGGTCGCACGTCGGACATCCCTCGCTGTGGCGGCGGGGCGCTGGCTGGCGAGCACGGGGGCACTTTGGCATGTGTATTACTCGGAGCAAACCTTCGATCGTCGACGAAACGCGGGCGCTGGGACACTTCTTCGCCGGGAGCGAACGGCATGTCGAGCGCACTCACCCCGCGAGATCTCGCTCAATGTCGAGGCGTGGTCGGTGTGGACGGGGGGCCGTCGGGTGCTGTTTCTCCCCGACGCATTGGTCGTTTGGGAAGGGGCCTGGCTCGGGGTCTTTCCGTACGAGAGCTTGTCGATTCGCGCCACGGATTCCCGATTCATCGAAGAGCGACATGGAATTGCGCACGATGCGCGCCAGGTCGATACGACTTGGCGCTTCGTTCGGAACGATGGCGGACCCGATTTGCGCTTCAACAACAATGTGCAGCTGCCGGTCATGCTCTACGGGGAACTCGAAATTTCGTTCCCGAACCTTGGCCATCGGCTGGTGCTTCAGACGTCGAACCTGCAAGCCGCATTGGGGGCGGCCAACGCCTTGAACGAGTTGACGCGGGCGGCGGTGAGCCGCGCCTCGGCGGTGCCGATGCATGCCGCACAAGTTCAGCCCATGGCACCCATGGTCCCCACAGCTCCCGTCGCTCCCGTCGCTCCCGTCGCTCCCGTCGCTCCCATCGCAGCGCCGCGGCCGCCGGCGGCGAGCGACGGTCAGCGTTTCGTGGGAGCAAATGAACCGATTGTGGTAGCTGGACGCCACATCGAGCATCCGCTGACCTACGTTTTGGACCGCTACGTCGGGCGATACGATGACGTGGACGCGAGCACGATCGTGGTCTCCGCGCCTGTTGGCCATGCAGCGCGCGCACTTCCTCTTCCGTACTGGCCACGATACCTACAGGCCGATCCCGATCAGCGTGCGCGTTACCTTGATTGGATGGCCCGCGGGCGCAATGACGCGTCGGTCGACGTGGGCTACGCATTCATCTTCTTCTACGGTCTCGAGCGACGTGTTTTGATCGAGGAGGCCGACGAAGGGGTCGCCCGGGCGGAGGTTCAGCGTCTGCTCATGCTGTTTGGCGACAACGGCTCGTTTCATCGCTACGCATTCGAATTTCTGGCCTTCGTCGCACTTCGCTCCCTCGGTCGGACCTCCGCGCCGGACGACGAGCTCGAAAAGCAGCTCGATTCGCTTGCGGACGACAGCACAACGGCTCTTGTTGGGCTTGCTGCATGGTACGTGCAGCGCAATCGTCCGCTCCCCGCTCGTCACGCCGCACGTCTCGTGCAGAGCATGGAGGAGGCCAAGCGGAGCGCGCTCGTCAAACATGCGTCGTCGGAGCTCGCCGAGCTATTCGCGCTGCGTTACCGAGAGGCTTTCGGAGAAGGTCTGCGGCTCGAGGCTGCAAAGCGTCCTGTCGCGATCGAATACCGTCCCGCGAGCAGCACGCTTCCGCGTACGGGGCGGCTTCGCATCTCGTTGCCAAATGTTCTCGGCCGTCCCGCGCAGTTCCGGCGAACGCTCGAGATCTGGAATCGGTGCATCGATGATCTGCGCAAGGCCAGCAAACGAGGAGACAATGCGAAGCTAACGGCGGATGGCTGGGCCGCCCTTCCTGCGGACCTTCGAGCGCGCTACGATCATCCGGACCAGGACGCCTGGGATACCGCGATCTCGGCGGCCCCGCGCCTCTCGACCTATCACGTCGTTGGCGCGGGCGAGCTAGCGCGGCTCGTCGGTATTCCTGAAGCTCGGAAGCTGACCGCCGTACAGGCGCGCAAGCTCGCCGAGCGTGCGGCGGACGTAGGCTACGCCGTCGAACCCGATGGGCGGGCCCGCACCAAGTCGATGGCGTGGAGCGACGAGATGATCATCTGGCGATCTCCCCATGTGGCACGGCCCGATCCAAAGGTTCACGAAGCGGTGTTTACCATCACGTCGCTCGCCATGAGCATCGCGATGGCCGACGGCATCGTGACCGATGATGAGCACTCCGCGATGAATGTCTTCATGAGCGAGATGTTCGAGTTGGACCCGCCGATGCGCGCTCGGCTCGATGCCATGAAACATCTTCTTGCACGTCAACCTGGCCGTGCCCAGACGGTCGCGAAGAAACTCCGAGAGAAGCTCGGTTCGACGGAGCTCACGAAGATTGCTCGCGTCTTGGTGGTCATTGCCGCGGCCGACGGCACGATTGCCAAGACGGAGCACGAGGTGCTTCGCGGTTTGTATCGCGCTCTCGGTCTCTCGGTGCGGGACCTGGACGAGGCCATTGCAGCGACCGGGGCGAGGATGGAGGTGGATGGCCTCGTTTCCGTCGAGGCAGCCACGGATGCGCCGGTCGGTGAGGCGATTCCGCCACCGCTCGAGGCTGCACCCGGCGTGCGCCTCGATCCAAAAGTGATTCGGGCGATCATGGCTGACACCCACGAGGTCAGCGCGATGCTGGCCGACGTCCTGGACGGCGACGATGACGAGCCGGTGTCGGCGGCAGTGGAATCGCCCAAACCTGCATTCGTCGCCCCGAGTGGAAAAGTGGCCGCCCTCGCGGGCGCGCTCGACATTCGTTATCACACGGCACTCGAGGAGCTGTTGACGAAACCGCAATGGTCCTTTCACGAGGTAAGGGCGCTCGCGGAACGGCATCGATCCATGCCGGGCGCCATTTTCGAAACGATCAACGAGTGGTCCGATCAAACTCTGGGCGACTTCCTCATCTCGGTGGAGCGGGACGACTGGCGCGTGAACATCGAACTTGCGAAGGTTGCCGAATGA